ACCAACAGTTTGGTTAGGATAAAGATAAATAGGATCTGTTATCATTCCATGCTCTGATCTTTTTACCTTATCTACTTCCTCTGCTTGTCTTAGTATAGATAAATTTCTATGAATTACTCCTAATCCCCCTTCTCTTGCCATAGCTATTGCCATCCTTGCTTCTGTGACAGTATCCATTGCGGAGCTCAAAATAGGAATATTTAGATGAATTTTTTCTGTAAGATAAGTATCAACAGAAATTTCTTTTGGTGTGACCTCACTATAATCTGGAACTAATAAAACATCATCAAAAGTTAGAGCTTCTCCTAAGAATCTATCCTGCATAATCTTACCTCCTATTTCATATATCTTTCTATTAATTCTTCAGAAATTCCATTATTTTCTGCTATATTTTTATAAATTTTACCACTTTCCCTCCATTTTCTCTCCTGAGTTTTAAAATCTACTTCTATCAAGCCAAATCTTTGAGAAAATCCTTCTGCCCATTCAAAATTATCCATAAGAGACCAATGAAGATATCCCAAAACTTTAACTCCCGCCTGAATTGCTCTATGTAATTCTATAAGATGAGAAATCAGATATTTGGGTCTCTTTTCGTCTTTTGCATCAGATATTCCATTTTCTGTTATTATTATAGGCTTTTTTACCATTTCCCAGAATCTTTTCACTACTCTATAAAAACCTTCAGGATAAATTTCCCATCCAAAATCACTTTTTTCTACATTATCAGGAACATAAATCTTTATAAAGTATGGAAAAGCTTTAACATCAAATCCTACATATAATCTTGTATAATAATTAATTCCTAAATAATCTAAAGTATCCTTTGCATAGGGTATATCTTCTCTTTTAAAAGGAGCCGAAAACTTTCCCGTAAGGATTGTTTCTAAAAAGGTTAAGTTATACAATCTATCTAGAAAGCTTTGTACTTTTTTGTCGATAAAAGAAGATGGATTAATAGGATCAAATATAATAATATTGTAAGCAATACTAACCTTTGCATCGGGTATTATTTCGTGAATAATTTCATATGCTTTTGCATGAGCCTTAAGCATATTATTAAGAACAAGAACCATTTTAGAAAGACTTTTTTCTTGAGGGGGAAACATCCCCATAAGATAACTAACAAAAGCATAGGCATTAGGTTCATTTATAGTAATCCAATATTTTACCAAGTCTTTATATTCTCTTACAACTTTTTCTACATATCTTAAAAAGAAATCAATAGTTTTACTATTCAACCATCCTCCTTCTTTTGATATCCAAAGGGGATTAGTAAAGTGATGTAATGTAACAAAGGGCTCTATTTCTTTTTCTCTTAAAGATACTATCATTTTTTTATAATGCTCTAAGGATGAACCATCAAATACTCCAAGCATAGGTTCGATTCTACTCCATTCTATGGAAAATCTAAAAGCATTGTTATTCATTTCTTTAATAATTTTGAAATCTTCCTCATATCTATTCCAAAAATCACAGGCAATTCCTGATTTTTCTTTATTTTTTACCTTTCCTTGAGTTTCAAATTCCCACCAATCATTATTGTTATTATTCCCTTCCACTTGATGGGAAGATACTGCAGTACCCCAAAAAAATCCATCAGGAAAGAGATACTTCATCTTTTCTCTCCTCCATTCTTTTAACTACTATCAGAATATCCACATAACCAATTTAAAGTATTATATCTTTCTACAATAATATATGAAATTTGCAAATATTCATCCAAATTAATATCTTTAAAGGGCTTTCCTAAAATAGGAAAATCACCATCAATGGGTTCAGGTATACACCCATCAATATATGCCTTTTCAGCAACAGATCTTATTATATCCTTTATATTTACCCCCTCAGATATAGGCTCATTTCTTTTTTCTAAATCAAAAACTTGTAATCTCCAAAACCAATATTCTGAAATATCCCTTTCCCTTTTTATCTCTTCTTCAGATCTTAATCTCACCTTTTCTAAAAAGTACTCCTTTGGCCTAAAGAGGGTAAGATTTTCAATAAGTCTTTCAGGTATAAAAAGATTATCATAGGGAGGAATCTTGGGAATTAGAGATAAAGCCCAAAGAAGAGTTCCTAAAGATTCATTTCTCCATATAGCTTTAATGATTTCCATATTATTCCACTCACCAAGAGGTTTTGAGAAAGATTCTAGTTCTTCTGAAGTTAGATAATTTAACAAATCTTCCTTTTCCATCCACGAATATAGTAATCTTACTAATTCGTTGGCAGAGTTTAAAAAATCTTTGTTTCCTTGATTTCTAACTGAAATATCTAATTCTCCTCTAACAATATAACTTCCAAGAGAAAGACATCTTAAGGCAATTTTATCTTTTTCCATTTTTTAAAAATCTCCTTTAATAATATTTTCTATATATTAGCCTTCCCAAAATTTTATTTCAAGAGTATAATTTTAATCATGAAGGTGAGGGTAGTTATAATTGCGGGTGGAAGTGGAAAAAGACTTTGGCCTATTAGTACTGAATATAAACCCAAACCCTTTTTAAATCTTTTTGGGGAGGAAAATCTTATTAAAAATACCTTCGAAAGAGCTAAAAGAATTTCCAAGGATATATCTATGGTGGTAAATATAAAACATAAAAGATATGTAGAAGATCTACCTGCAGAAAAGATTTATGAAATCATTGGAAGAAACACTGCACCTGCCATAGCTCTTGCATCTTTATTTTTAGACGATGAGGATATAATGGTGGTTTTACCTGCAGATCATGTAATTCCAGAAATAGATAAATTTGAAAAAATCATTCGAAAAGCAATAGATTTTGCAAATAGAAGAGATGCTCTAATAACCCTTGGGATAAAACCTACCTATCCTGAAACAGGTTATGGATATATAGAAGTGGGAGAAAAAGTTGAGGAGAATATATACAAAGTACTTCTTTTCCATGAGAAACCAGATCTTGAAAAGGCAAAGGAATATATAGAAAAAGGAAGTTTCTTTTGGAATTCTGGAATTTTTATATGGAAGAATAAATCAATTAAATCTGCTTTTATAAAATATCTTTCTGAAGACTATGGAAAGATCTATACTTTAAAAGAATATATTGGAAAAGAATCCTTCGAGGAAAAAATAGAAGAAGTCTACAAGGAAATAAAAAGTGTTTCCATTGATAAGGGAGTATTAGAAAAAGCAGAAAACATATATGTAATCCCTGCAGATTTTCAATGGAGTGATATAGGAAGTTGGGAATCTCTCTATAATGTCTTTCCAAAAGATAAGAGAGGAAATTATATAACAGGTGAGGTAAAAACACTAGACGTTAAGAACTCTCTTATCTTAAATTATTCTGATAAAGAAACAGTAGTTATAGAGGAAGAAAATATAATAGTTGTTATAACTGAAGATAAAATACTAATTTCTAAGAAAGGTTCTTCATCAAGAGTTAAGGATATTATTTAGGAGGAAAAAAATGAGAAGAATTCCAATAGCACTGCAGCTTTATTCTGTAAGGAAGGAATGTGAAAAGGATTTTGAGAAAACAATTAAAGAAATTTCTGAGATGGGATATGAAGGGGTAGAATTTGCAGGCTATTACGGAAAATCTGCAAATGAGCTTAAGAAAATACTAAATAAATATAACCTAAAGGTTGCAGGAACTCACATTCCCATTAATACTTTAATAGGAGATGAATTGGAAAAAACTGTAGAATTTAATTATATATTGGAAAACAAATATTTAATTATCCCATCTCTTCCCGAAGAATATACTAAAGATAAAAAAGGATGGGAAAAGGCTATCGAGCTCATAAATGAAATTTCTAGTAAACTAAGATCTTATAAAATGATATTAGGTTTTCATAACCATTCTATAGAATTCCAAAGACTCAATGGAGAAACTTTTTGGAATTTCTTTTTTGATAATGTTAACGAAGATGTAGTAATGCAACTAGATACGGGAAATGCCATGAATGGAGGAGCAGATCCCATAGAAATATTGAGACGATACTTAAAAAGAGCAAAGACTATTCATCTAAAAGAATATCCCTTAACTTCAAGGGCTATTGGGGAAGGGATTATAAATTGGAAAGAAATCTTTGATATATGTGAAAAAGAAGGAAAAACAGAATGGTACATAGTAGAGTATGAAAATCCCTCTTTTCCTCCTCTAGAAAGTGTTAGATTATGTTTAGAAAATATTAAAAAAATAAAAGAGTAGGGGAAAATCCCCTACTCTTTTATTTTCGTGTCGGGAATTAATGCTTTAAGAAGATCTATTCTCCATTTTTTATTTAATGGATCATAAATTCCAAAACCCGAACAAAATTCCCAATAACTCCAAGCTATTCCTCTTTTTTCAGCAGATCTTGCTACAAAAGAAGTCCATCTTACTCTCGATTCCATATCTGCTTTTGAATAGGCTCCAAATTCTCCCATGTATAATGGAGGGTTTCCATTTCTTTTACTCCAATCTACTACCATATCTAATTCTCTTTCTATTGCTTTTTTCTCTGCTTCTGTTCCTAGCCATTTTACCCCTACGGGAGGGGAAGGATTAACCCATTCTGCTCCTTGATGAGTAAAGTTAAAAGGATTATAGTAATGAAAGGTTACTATTATATTTTTATCACCTTGCGGTATTTTTAATTCGTTTAATCGATATATATTATTCCAATCAGTAGGACCTATTATAATCTTTCTTGTAGGATTCGTTTTTCTTACAATTTTTACCGCTTCCATTAAATATTCATTCCATAGATTACTTTTTAGATTCATACAGGGCTCATTTAATAATTCAAAATACAAAGTTTCAGGATAATCTTTATAATGTTCTGATATTTGCTCCCATAATTTTAAAAATCTTTCTTTATGTTTCTCAGGTTCCTGCATTATTTCTTCATAATGGTGAATATTAATAATTACATAAAGATTGTTTTTAAAAGCTTCTTTTATAACATGATCTACCCTTTCAAAAATATAAGGAGAAATTTTATAAGGTGGTTTATATTCCGCATAAGCGTTCCACCTTACAGGTATTCTTACATGGTCAAATCCTGCACTTCTAATTAAAGAAAAATACTCATCCTTTATTACAACACCCCATTGTCCTTCGAAAGGCGCTTCCAATGCATTTCCCATATTCACTCCCCGAAGAATAGGCAATTTTTCCATAGCAGAAGTCCTCCCAAGAAAAATTAAGAATATGAAAGAGAGAACTAGTAACTTTTTCATATTTTTTCCTCCTTATACCAGATGGCATGAAACAAAATGCTCTGGAGAAACCTCTCTAAAGATAGGTTCTTCTTTTCTACATATATCCATTACATATTCACATCGAGACTGGAATCTACATCCAATCGGAAGATCTATAGGAGATGGAATTTCTCCTTTAAGAGCTGGAAACTTCCTTTGACGTTCCTCATTTTTAGGCATCTTAGGAACTGATGCAAGGAGAGCTCGGGTATAAGGATGTAAAGGATTTCCATATAGCTCTTCCTTAGGAGCCAGTTCTACAAATGTCCCTAAATACATAACAGCAACCTTATCTGATAAATATCTTACTACTGCTAAATCATGAGAAATAAATAAATATGCCAACTTAAACTGTCTCTTTAGTTCATATAGAAGAGAGATAATTTGTGCTCCTATGGATACATCAAGAGAAGATACAGGTTCATCACACACAATAAACTTAGGATTCAATGCTAATGCCCTTGCTATTCCAACTCTTTGTTGTTGTCCTCCCGAGAATTCGTGGGGAAAAGAGTCTATATATTCTCTACCAATTCCTACTATATCAAGAAGTTCCATTACTCCTTTTCTTCTCTGTTCCTTAGTTCCTATGTTATGAATGATTAAAGGATCTTCTATCGCTTGTCCTATAGTCATCTGAGGATTTAAAGATGCTAAAGGATCCTGGAAAATTATTTGCATAAACATTCTTATCTGTCTTAGCTCCTCACCTTTTAATTTTCTTAAATTTATACCCTCAAAAAGGATCTCTCCATCGTCAGGCTCAAGAAGTCTTAAAACTGTTCTTCCAAGGGTAGATTTTCCTGAACCACTCTCTCCCACAAGTCCTAGAGTTTCTCCAGCGTTTATTGAGAAGGAGACATTATCAACTGCTTTTAATACCTTTCTTCCCCTGGGAAAGTATTTTTTTAAATTTTTTACTAATAAAAGTTCAGGCATTAATTTTTCCTCCCTTCACTAAATGACACGCTGTTTTATGCCCTTCTTCTATTTCTTTTAATTCTGGCTCTTCTTCCTTGCATATCTCTTGAGCATAAGGACATCTTGGATGAAATCTACAACCCGATGGGGGATTTATTAGGCTTGGTGGGTTTCCAGGAATAGGTCTCAAAGAACCTTCTTTTGTTTCAATATCTAAAGTAGAGTTTAAAAGGCCTTGAGAATAAGGATGTAATGGTTTTTTTATGAATTTATCCATGAGACTATATTCTACGATTTTTCCTGCATACATTACTATTATAGTATCACAAAAGTTCATGGCAAGAGTAATATCATGGGTTATAAATATTATACTCATTCCAAATTTTTCCTTCATATCTTGCATTAAATTTAAAATTTGAGCTCTTATAGTTACATCAAGAGCAGTAGTAGGCTCATCTGCAATAATAAGTTTTGGATTACAAGCTAAAGCCATAGCTATCATTACTCTTTGTCTCATTCCTCCTGAAAATTGAAAGGGATAATCCCAAAATCTTGTTTTATGTTCTGGTATTCCTACAACTCTTAACAACTCTATTGCTCTATCCCTTGCTTCTTTATCAGACATTACTCTATGCCAAATTATAGGTTCCATAACTTGTATGCCTATTTTCATAATGGGATTTAGACTAGTCATAGGATCTTGGAAGATTATGGAGATATCTCTACCCCTAATTTCTCTTAATTCTTCTTTAGAAAGTTTTAACAAGTCTTTCCCATCAAAAATTGCTTCACCACTTTCTATCCATCCATTTCTTCTGATAAGTCTCAAGAGAGAAAGAACAGAAACAGTTTTTCCCGACCCACTCTCTCCTACAATTCCCAAAGTCTCTCCATAGTCTAATTTATAGCTTATACCATCAACAGCCTTAACTATTCCTTCACGTCTATAAAAATATGTTTTTAGATTATTTACTCTCAATAATTCTGCCATGATTTTATACCTCACTCCTTGGATTTAAAGCATCTCTTAAACCATCCCCTAAATAATTAAAGGCAAGCATAGTAAGAGCAAAGGTTACTGCAGGAAAGATTAGAAGATGAGGGAACGCAAATACATACTGGGATGCACCACCAAGCATATTACCCCAACTGGGCATTGGTGGCCTTACCCCCATTCCAATAAGAGCTAATCCACTTTCTATCCAAATTCCGTTAGGAATTCCAAAAGCTAAACTTATTATTATAGGTCCTAACATATTGGGAAGAATATATTTTCTTATTATATAAGATTCTTTTGCCCCAAGAGCTCTTGCAGCCTCTACAAAATCTGCATTTTTTAGAGATAAAACTAATCCTCTAACAAGTCTTGCCATTCCTGGCCAACCAGTAACTCCTACTGCAAAAAGAATAGTATGCAATCCTCTTCCTAGAACAGTAACAAGAATTACATTAAATAGAAAAGTAGGAAAGGCAAACATTATATCCACAATTCTCATTAAAATAGTATCCAATCTTCCTCCCTTAAAACCTGCGATAGCTCCAAGAATTACCCCTATCACAAGGACTACAATTTGAGACCCAAAACCTATAAATAATGCATTTCTAATAGCATAAATATGCCTGCTAAGCATACATCTTCCTAAATCATCAGTCCCAAAAGGAAATCTCCAACTGGGACCTTCAAAAGTATGTCCATAATGGGGTTCATCATATGGATAGGGTGCTATAATAGGGGCAAATATTGATATAAAAATAAGAATGGATATATAAATTAAACTTGCCACTGCCATCTTGTTTTCTTTAAATCTTCTCCATGCAGAAGCCCAATATCCTGCTTTTTTTGACTTTTGAACTAAAGCTACCTCCATTTTTTAAGCCTCCCTTTTATTCATTCCAAAATTATTCATATTTAATCCTTGGATCTAAAAATGCATATATTATATCTACCAACAAGTTCATAAACATGACCGACAAAGAGAGAATAAAAGTAGAAGTAACAAGTAACGGATAATCCCGTTGAGCAGCTGCATTAACAAATAATTGTCCTAGACCAGGAACCCTGAAAAGATTTTCAATCCAAACAGTTCCCGTAAAAAGTATCGCAAGTTGAGGTCCAATTATAGTTACTATAGGAATCATAGAATTTCTTAGAGCATGTCTAATAATTACTGCTCTTTCGGTTCCTCCCTTTGCATATGCAGTTCTTACATAATCTTGGTTAAGCACATCTAAAAGACTTGATCTCATGAATCTTGCTATTGTAGCGAGGGGTGCTAAAGCAACGGTAACTACAGGAAGAATCATCTGTTTTGGAGTTTCCCATCCTGAGGTAGGAAGAACCTTTAAATAAATACTAAATATAATAACTAAAATAACACCTATGAGATAAGCAGGAAACATACTTCCTATCATAGCTACAAAAGTTGTAGTATAATCGATCCAAGTATTTCTTTTAAGAGCAGAAATAACACCAAGAGGGATACCTATAATTAATGCAAGAGCAATCGATAAAATCGCAAGTGTAAAAGTTACAGGAAATCTTCTTGCAATTTGAACTTCTATAGGCTCATTAGGATTTGAAAAGGATGGTCCAAATTTAAATCTAAAGGCATCTCCTAAATAATTTAAAATTTGCTTCCATAAAGGAACGTTTAATCCGTATTTCTCTTCGAAACCCTTTATTAAAATTTGAAGCTGTTCAGGAGTTAAAGTAGAAACTTTTCCAGCACTAGCTGAAAAGGCATTTATATTAAAGAATTCACCAGGAGCAAGATACATAAGAATATATGTGATAACTATAACTACAACAAGGGAGATAAATATAGTAACTAATCTTTTTAGAATATACTTTAAAAGTCCCATATACTTCCTCCTTAATAATAGAGGGGAGGTTTGTCCTCCCCTCTTTCTTTTTATGAATCTTAGTCCTTAAGATTTAGATATTTGAAGCAGAAGAAAGCAGGACCCCAAGAGAACTTATAAAGCATTAAGCCTTCAAGTTTTGGATTTTGTACCCATTGAGCCTTTGCTAAATATACGGGAACCATCCAATACTGATCTTGCATGATTTGTAATGCATAATGAGCAATCTTTACTGCCTCACTGAAAGGTCTATTAACAGCCCTAAGTCTCCATCTATATGCTTCCTTATTTGATGGGTTTCTACCATTATATTCTACTTGAAATCTTTCTTGGCTTGTTATTACTCTTCCTGCTAATCTCCAATAGTTAGTCTTTTCTTCTGGAGTCTTTGCAGCCTTCCATTTTTCATAAAGTTCATCAAATTGTTCATACCAAAGAGGTGGTCTTGTTAAATCTTCTCTCCATAATTTTTCTGGCTCAGTTTCCACTATCTTTTTGAATCCTGCAAGTAATGTGTTTCTTTTTTCAATTAGTGGCTTCCAATCTGCCTCAGTTTGTCCTCCTTCTTTTCTTAGCCAAGCATCATATTCCTTATCATACTCGTTGAGTCTCTTCTTTACACTAGCTGGGTAATCAAAGAACCAAATAGTATGATCAGAATTCTTAAACAATGCTCCAATTTCTAAATTATTCATAGGAGCACCAATTACAGTAAATCCAGCCTTTGCTTCAGGGGTAAAGTTTGCCCATACATAGGAATTCCAGTAAAGTCCAGACTCTACATTCTCAATTATACAATTCACTCCAAGATTCTTTTTCCATTGATCCACTATAAATTCAACTACAGGATCTCCGCCACCAGTTATGTAGAATACAAGGGTTGGAAGTCCCTTTCCACCAGGATATCCTGCCTCTGCAAGTAACTGTTGTGCCTTCTTTACATCAAAAGGAATTTCCTTCATTTTATCACCAATAGGTGATCCTTTAGGCCAATAAGAGGAAAGGGGTAATGCTCTTCCACCTAAGACTTCATTACATAATTTCTCCCTATCTATGGCCATAGCAAGGGCTTGTCTTAATTTCTTATTATCCATTAATGGATCAAATCCACGAGAAATTTGATATCCATTCCAGAATAGATCCATAACATCTTCACGGAAATGCTTAGACAAGGTTGGATCCGCTTTTACAAATTTATATTCTGGTACAGTATTTATAAATGCTGCATCAAGCTCTCCAGCCTGATATTGCTGAATTCCAAGTCCGCCGAATTTAAGTACTATCTTATCTACATTTCCTCTTTCCCCTACATAGTTAGGATTTTTGACTAAAACTGCATCCTTCCCAGGAGTCCAAGATTGAGGAATATATGGTCCATTTACTACAATCTTCCCAGGTCTCCACCAGTTCTGAGGATCCGCTTCTACAGTTTTTCTATGTAAAGGAACACCTTGAGCAACACAAAGCCATTCCTTCATATCATATCTTGGCTGAGAAAGTCTAATCTCTAAGGTATAATCATCAAGAGCCTTTACTCCAAGTTTATCCTCTGAAAGAGCTCCACTTTTCACTGCCCAGAAGTTTTCAATAAACTGATGGGGTCCAGCCCAGGCAGGAAAATCTGGTATCTTAGGGCTTGCATAGTATCTAAAAGACCATTCGAAATCCTTTGCCGTTACTGGGTCTCCATTAGACCACTTTTTATCCTTTCTCAACTTAAAAGTCCAAACTTTATAATCCTTTGAAACTGTAACACTTTGAGCAATAACAGGAACAACCTTTACTCCTCCAAGACCCTTTGGATCTGGTGCATATCCAAAAAGTCCTTCAAATATAGTTCCTTGTGCCAAGATATGTTGAGGCTGCCAATAATAAGGGGTAAATCCTGGTGTATCAAAATAGGGTAAACTTACAACTCTTTCCTTTTGTCCATTTACTATTCCTGAGAGAAGAAGAACTGAAAATAAAACAAATAACACTAAAAATCTCTTTTTATACATTTTAACCCTCCTAAAAGATTTAAGTTTTTAAATTGAACTTTTAAGGAGAGTGTTTTTTAAATAAATTATCACCTCCCTTTACAAGAATTTCTTATAGATAATTCAACAGGTAGTACTATCTTTACTGGAATTTCTTCTCGACCTTGTATTTTATTTATTAATATTTCCACAGCCAAGGAACCCATTCTCCTCTTAGGAACCTTTATAGTTGTTAGAGGAGGGTCAAAATTTCTTGCAAGATCTATATCATCAAATCCCATAACTGAGATATCTTCAGGAATTCGAAAACCTAACTCTCTTAATGCTTTAATGGCACCAATCGCAATAAGATCATTTCCAGCAAAAACTGCAGAAGGAACTTCTTTGTTTTTAGCAAAATATTCCTTTATTGCAGAATATCCACCTTCGATTCGAGGTTCTTCTGTGTGAGCAATTAAAGGTATAGTTTGAGGTAATTCTCCCATATACAATTTAAAAGCATGTAATCTCTCCTGAAAACTTTTATGGGTTTGGGGACCTGCAATATGTAATATCTTTCTATGACCTAACTTATATAAATACTCTATCCCTTGCCTTATTCCATCAAAATTATCCATTATTATAGTGGTATATTCAGGACCTATGTAATTATCCACTATTATTGTAGGAATATTATAGGAAATTAACCTCTTTGCCCAACTTTTATCCATATATCCTACTAAAAGCATACCATCAATAATTTTATCTTCTATCATAGATGGAATCGAAAAATTATCTTTTTCCTCATCCAAGGAAAGAATAGAATAAAGTAGATTAGATTTATATCTTTTTACAGCATTTTCTACTCCATTAAATACTACTGAATAAAACTCGTTAAGAACTATAACACCTAAGGAATGATGAGGGGGACGATAAGTTATAAAACCAATGGAGTAGCCCTTTTTAGGAATAGTTCTTTTTGTAAAATTGGAAATATCGTATCCTAATTCTTGAATTTTTTCTAAAATTTTTAATCTATTTTCCTGAGAAACCCCAGGCTTATTATGTAAAGCTCGTGATACGCTTGATGGATGTAGGTTTAACTCTTTAGCAATTTTTTTAACTATTCCACGCAAATTTATCCCCTCATTTGCGCAATTTGCATCTATTATATATATTCTTTCCTCGTTTGTCAATAGATATTTTAAGGGATAAGAGAATATTAAAAACCTCTTCTAAGCAAGATACATATTTAATTTTTAATAAATAATTTAATAAAGACCAGAGTTTAGTACCTACTTTCTTTTATCCTAACTCTAAAAAGTTAATTTCTAAATTCCCATAATATTATATCCTGCGTCAACATAGATAATCTCTCCTGTTATACCTGAAGAGAGATCACTAAGTAAGAAACATGCAGTATCTCCTACTTCACTGTGTTCGATATTTCTCTTTAAGGGAGCTCTCTCTTTATAGTATTCCAAGATGTCAGTAAATCTTGAAATCCCTCGTGCAGCTAAAGTACTTAAAGGGCCAGCAGATATTGCATTTACTCTTATATTATCCTTTCCAAGTTCATAGGCTAAATATCTAACAGAAGATTCTAAGGCTGATTTTGCAATTCCCATAACATTATAATTGGGAATTACCTTTTCAGAACCGTAATAAGTTAATGTAATAATACTTGAAGGAGAATTCATTATTCTTCTAAACATTCGGACCATAGAAATAAAAGAATAAACACTTATTTCCAAAGCAATTCTAAAAGCTTCTTTTGAGGTCTCAATAAAAGGAGATTTTAAAGCCTCAGTAGGAGCGTAAGCAATAGAATGAACAAGTCCATCAATCTTTCCTACTTTCTTCTCAATTTCATTAACTACTTTTTCAATGTTCTCATCCTCAGAAACATCACATTGTACCACTAAAGGTTTTTGAGGAATTTCTTTTAATAATTCCTCTACATTATCTTTAAATCTCTCATTTTGATATCCTATAATCACTTCTCCTCCAAATTTCATAATAGAT
This genomic stretch from Dictyoglomus sp. harbors:
- a CDS encoding ABC transporter permease; the encoded protein is MGLLKYILKRLVTIFISLVVVIVITYILMYLAPGEFFNINAFSASAGKVSTLTPEQLQILIKGFEEKYGLNVPLWKQILNYLGDAFRFKFGPSFSNPNEPIEVQIARRFPVTFTLAILSIALALIIGIPLGVISALKRNTWIDYTTTFVAMIGSMFPAYLIGVILVIIFSIYLKVLPTSGWETPKQMILPVVTVALAPLATIARFMRSSLLDVLNQDYVRTAYAKGGTERAVIIRHALRNSMIPIVTIIGPQLAILFTGTVWIENLFRVPGLGQLFVNAAAQRDYPLLVTSTFILSLSVMFMNLLVDIIYAFLDPRIKYE
- a CDS encoding peptide ABC transporter substrate-binding protein — protein: MYKKRFLVLFVLFSVLLLSGIVNGQKERVVSLPYFDTPGFTPYYWQPQHILAQGTIFEGLFGYAPDPKGLGGVKVVPVIAQSVTVSKDYKVWTFKLRKDKKWSNGDPVTAKDFEWSFRYYASPKIPDFPAWAGPHQFIENFWAVKSGALSEDKLGVKALDDYTLEIRLSQPRYDMKEWLCVAQGVPLHRKTVEADPQNWWRPGKIVVNGPYIPQSWTPGKDAVLVKNPNYVGERGNVDKIVLKFGGLGIQQYQAGELDAAFINTVPEYKFVKADPTLSKHFREDVMDLFWNGYQISRGFDPLMDNKKLRQALAMAIDREKLCNEVLGGRALPLSSYWPKGSPIGDKMKEIPFDVKKAQQLLAEAGYPGGKGLPTLVFYITGGGDPVVEFIVDQWKKNLGVNCIIENVESGLYWNSYVWANFTPEAKAGFTVIGAPMNNLEIGALFKNSDHTIWFFDYPASVKKRLNEYDKEYDAWLRKEGGQTEADWKPLIEKRNTLLAGFKKIVETEPEKLWREDLTRPPLWYEQFDELYEKWKAAKTPEEKTNYWRLAGRVITSQERFQVEYNGRNPSNKEAYRWRLRAVNRPFSEAVKIAHYALQIMQDQYWMVPVYLAKAQWVQNPKLEGLMLYKFSWGPAFFCFKYLNLKD
- a CDS encoding LacI family transcriptional regulator translates to MRGIVKKIAKELNLHPSSVSRALHNKPGVSQENRLKILEKIQELGYDISNFTKRTIPKKGYSIGFITYRPPHHSLGVIVLNEFYSVVFNGVENAVKRYKSNLLYSILSLDEEKDNFSIPSMIEDKIIDGMLLVGYMDKSWAKRLISYNIPTIIVDNYIGPEYTTIIMDNFDGIRQGIEYLYKLGHRKILHIAGPQTHKSFQERLHAFKLYMGELPQTIPLIAHTEEPRIEGGYSAIKEYFAKNKEVPSAVFAGNDLIAIGAIKALRELGFRIPEDISVMGFDDIDLARNFDPPLTTIKVPKRRMGSLAVEILINKIQGREEIPVKIVLPVELSIRNSCKGR
- a CDS encoding enoyl-ACP reductase, which encodes MLEKKKIAVFNVANRRSIAWAIAQSIMKFGGEVIIGYQNERFKDNVEELLKEIPQKPLVVQCDVSEDENIEKVVNEIEKKVGKIDGLVHSIAYAPTEALKSPFIETSKEAFRIALEISVYSFISMVRMFRRIMNSPSSIITLTYYGSEKVIPNYNVMGIAKSALESSVRYLAYELGKDNIRVNAISAGPLSTLAARGISRFTDILEYYKERAPLKRNIEHSEVGDTACFLLSDLSSGITGEIIYVDAGYNIMGI